CATCTTATTTACCAGCTTCGAGTAACACAAGTTGTCATTGATTACTGAGGATCGTTATTTTACATTTCTGCGCTGACAAGGACATACGTGTAGCCATATTCTTGATCTGATAATAATTATTAGATTATTGAAACCAAACCAGAGAGACCCTGGAACAGGTAGGGGATTCCATCAAATTTCACGCTGTTAATAGTGTCGTTTGTCCAAAGATGTTTTACTATAGTATAGTGCATTACAGGCGACGCTCAGAGACATTGTCAACGGGCGATAGTCCGTGTTGATATTATTCAAATGTAACACTGACATCTGGACTAATACATCTTTCAACAAGGTTTCACAAGTGCAGAATGGAGCCATCCGAGGTGAAGATAGGGTTTATTGGTGCAGGAAATATGGCCTTTGGCATTACTAAGGGGATCTTACTTTCAGGTAAGGAAGTTAATGGTTTTACCTTGTAAATACCTGTAAGTCTGTATAATAGTCCCAATAATCACTTTTAAATTACCGCCTGAAGGATTTTTAGTCggcatatatttgtttttttatttacgtTTATTGATGCTTTTCTAGCGCTTCTGTCCGTGTATACTGAAAAATGTACATTGATAACTCTGTATGCTGGTAGATATACGTTTTGCTAACTGAATCATGCCCATAAACTGCAAGCCCCCCAGGAACACAATCTTGTTTCGTCTAGTTTAAATTTCATAAGCGAGTCCGCCCCCTGCTGTTACAGCAGCCCCTTTGCAGCCGTCTccttagtcctgtgtgctgccctgcagggggcgtcCTACCCAGGAACGTGACGGTGAGCGCTCCCTCCTCCAACAACCTCGGACGCTTTCAGGTACTTAAAGTGCTCAGCCTGCTATGGTTCCTATCTATTTTCCGTGCCTAATTATCCCTGAGGGGAAAAACACCGCACATGTAAGGTGGAATAAAcacttcatttacattttatttgatgctaattaaaaaaaaaaaaaaatgagtagGGAAGAAGgtaatacattttacaatattacaataGTCAGtcaaaagaagagaaaaaatattttcttaaatgaaaataacattttattagTTATTTCACAGTTACTTAATCATGTTTCATGATTTGATCTCAAAAATCGAGGAGGTACTACAATCTCTGCATCTATGGAGCAGCCACCTCTGATTTAGCATGTGAAGGATAATTGTATAATGctgtaattataattattatagttACAGTAATAATTACTTTGCATCTCCTTCAGCCCGAGCCCCCTTATTGCATTTCCCTCTCAGGAGCTGGGTGCAGCCGTGACCCACTCTAACACGGATGCAGTAGCTGCCTCGCGCCTCATCTTCCTGGCTGTGAAGCCCCACCTGGTCCCGGCGATCCTGCGTGAGGTCGCCCCTCACGTTACCCGCGAGCACGTTGTCGTCTCTGTGGCTGCGGGCGTAACCATAGCAACACTGGAGGAAGTGAGGAGCATCTTCTCTGACTTTTCTGCTGGATGAGGAATGTAGGTTTAAACATTGGTACTGAATTgtgacacccctccccccccccccccccctttgtggcCAGCTCCTCCCTCCCGAGTCTGTTGTCCTTCGCCTTATGCCCAACCTCCCCTGCATGGTCCAGGAAGGGGCCTTACTCTTCTCGCGGGGCTCCAGGGCAGGGCCCGGTGAGGGAGCGCTGCTGAAGACGCTGCTGGGGCCCTGCGGCCTGGTGGAGGAGGGGCCCGAATCCTGGATCGATGCCCACACCGGGCTGAGTGGCAGCGGCGTGGCCTTTGTGAGTCCTGGGGGCTGCTCGTGGCTGATGGTTCAGCAGATCATAATACTCGCCGCCTCTGAGTGACCGGACTTCTGCCCCCAGGTGTACCTGTTTGCAGAGGCGCTCGCTGATGGCGGGGTGAAGATGGGCATGCCCAGCGCGCTGGCCCAGCGCATCGCAGCACAGACCGTCCTGGTTAGTTCTctctgcgtgcctgtgtgcgtctCTCCCATGCCCAGCGCGCTGGCCCAGCGCATCGCAGCACAGACCGTCCTGGTTAGTTCTctctgcgtgcctgtgtgtctctcccATGCCCAGCGCGCTGGCCCAGCGCATCGCAGCACAGACCGCCCTGGTTAGTTCTctctgcgtgcctgtgtgcgtctCTCATGCCCAGCGCGCTGGCCCAGCGCATCGCAGCACAGACCGTCCTGGTTAGTTCTctctgcgtgcctgtgtgcgtctCTCCCATGCCCAGCGCGCTGGCCCAGCGCATCGCAGCACAGACCGTCCTGGTTAGTTGTctctgcgtgcctgtgtgtgtctctcccaTGCCCAGCGCGCTGGCCCAGCGCATCGCAGCACAGACCGTCCTGGTTAGTTCTctctgcgtgcctgtgtgcgtctCTCATGCCCAGCGCGCTGGCCCAGCGCCTCGCAGCACAGACCGTCCTGGTTAGTTCTctctgcgtgcctgtgtgtgtctctcccaTGCCCAGCGCGCTGGCCCAGCGCATCGCAGCACAGACCGTCCTGGTTAGTTCTctctgcgtgcctgtgtgtgtctctcccaTGCCCAGCGCGCTGGCCCAGCGCATCGCAGCACAGACCGTCCTGGTTAGTTGTctctgcgtgcctgtgtgtgtctctcccaTGCCCAGCGCGCTGGCCCAGCGCATCGCAGCACAGACCGTCCTGGTTAGTTCTctctgcgtgcctgtgtgcgtctCTCCCATGCCCAGCGCGCTGGCCCAGCGCATCGCAGCACAGACCGTCCTGGTTAGTTGTctctgcgtgcctgtgtgtgtctctcccaTGCCCAGCGCGCTGGCCCAGCGCATCGCAGCACAGACCGTCCTGGTTAGTTGTctctgcgtgcctgtgtgtgtctctcccaTGCCCAGCGCGCTGGCCCAGCGCATCGCAGCACAGACCGTCCTGGTTAGTTGTctctgcgtgcctgtgtgtgtctctcccaTGCCCAGCGCGCTGGCCCAGCGCATCGCAGCACAGACCGTCCTGGTTAGTTGTctctgcgtgcctgtgtgtgtctctcccaTGCCCAGCGCGCTGGCCCAGCGCATCGCAGCACAGACCGTCCTGGTTAGTTCTctctgcgtgcctgtgtgcgtctCTCCCATGCCCAGCGCGCTGGCCCAGCGCATCGCAGCACAGACCGTCCTGGTTAGTTCTctctgcgtgcctgtgtgcgtctCTCCCATGCCCAGCGCGCTGGCCCAGCGCATCGCAGCACAGACCGCCCTGGTTAGTTCTctctgcgtgcctgtgtgcgtctCTCTCATGCCCAGCGCGCTGGCCCAGCGCATCGCAGCACAGACCGCCCTGGTTAGTTCTCTCTGCGTGCCTATGTGTGTCTCTCACATGCCCAGCGCGCTGGCCCAGCACATCGCAGCACAGACCGCCCTGGTTAGTTCTctctgcgtgcctgtgtgcatctCTCTCATGCCCAGCGCGCTGGCCCAGCGCATCGCAGCACAGACCGTCCTGGTTAGTTGTctctgcgtgcctgtgtgtgtctctcacATGCCCAGTGCGCTGGCCCAGCACATCGCAGCACAGACCGTCCTGGTTAGTTGTCTCTGCGTTCCTGTGTGCGTCTCTCTCATGCCCAGCGCGCTGGCCCAGCGCATCGCAGCACAGACCGTCCTGGTTAGTTCTctctgcgtgcctgtgtgcgtctCTCATGCCCAGGGCGCTGGCCCAGCGCATCGCAGCACAGACCGTCCTGGTTAGTTCTctctgcgtgcctgtgtgcgtctCTCCCATGCCCAGCGCGCTGGCCCAGCGCATCGCAGCACAGACCGTCCTGGTTAGTTGTctctgcgtgcctgtgtgtgtctctctcatgCCCAGCGCGCTGGCCCAGCGCATCGCAGCACAGACCGTCCTGGTTAGTTCTctctgcgtgcctgtgtgcgtctCTCATGCCCAGGGCGCTGGCCCAGCGCATCGCAGCACAGACCGTCCTGGTTAGTTCTctctgcgtgcctgtgtgcgtctCTCCCATGCCCAGCGCGCTGGCCCAGCGCATCGCAGCACAGACCGCCCTGGTTAGTTCTctctgcgtgcctgtgtgcgtctCTCTCATGCCCAGCGCGCTGGCCCAGCGCATCGCAGCACAGACCGCCCTGGTTAGTTCTCTCTGCGTACCTGTGTGCGTCTCTCTCATGCCCAGCGCGCTGGCCCAGCGCATCGCAGCACAGACCGCCCTGGTTAGTTCTctctgcgtgcctgtgtgcgtctCTCTCATGCCCAGCGCGCTGGCCCAGCGCATCGCAGCACAGACCGTCCTGGTTAGTTGTctctgcgtgcctgtgtgtgtctctcccaTGCCCAGCGCGCTGGCCCAGCGCATCGCAGCACAGACCGTCCTGGTTAGTTGTctctgcgtgcctgtgtgtgtctctcccaTGCCCAGCGCGCTGGCCCAGCGCATCGCAGCACAGACTGTCCTGGTTAGTTGTctctgcgtgcctgtgtgtgtctctcccaTGCCCAGCACGCTGGCCCAGCACATCGCAGCACAGACCGTCCTGGTTAGTTGTctctgcgtgcctgtgtgtgtctctctcatgCCCAGCACGCTGGCCCAGCGCATCGCAGCACAGACCGTCCTGGTTAGTTCTctctgcgtgcctgtgtgcgtctCTCATGCCCAGCGCGCTGGCCCAGCGCATCGCAGCACAGACCGTCCTGGTTAGTTGTctctgcgtgcctgtgtgtgtctctcacATGCCCAGTGCGCTGGCCCAGCGCATCGCAGCACAGACCGTCCTGGTTAGTTCTCTCTGCGTGCCTGCGTTCTCTCTCTTGTAGCTGTGATATCAGCCTTTCTCTATAAGTTTGTCTCTGCCTTATTTGTATATTGAGTTaagattttattttcaaaacaatATGTGCTGCTTCTAATTGGGTATGTAAATTAGTGATAGTAAGTGGGGCTTCTGAGAGATCGAAGCAATTGGAAAAATTGCTTTGCGAAAAGGTCTTTCGTAAAGTTTGAAACATCGTTTCTAGTGGCCAATTAGTGCTCCGCGGACACTGTCTTGGAGAAATGTGGAACAATGCATAGGGGTAAGCGTCATCATTTTTGGTTGGTAAGCGTCATCATTTTAGGTGGGTATTTTTAGTTAAGGTGGTTTAGGTGACTAAGGGATGATGTCTGGCTGATCCTGAAGCAGTTGAATAGAATCAATTCAATGAGTGGAGACCTGTGGACTGAGTAGTCCTGTGTAGACGCCGTGATGccggagaggcagacagacaggaagaaGGTGAGGGACTGGTGAGGTGAGAGGATGGACATAGTGTCAGTCATTCTAGGGAAGGAAGCAGGAGCAATGCAATTGGACGGCTCCATGTGAGACCCACCCCCTCCCGCTCCCTGACCCTGAATTATTTCCCTCGGACGCAGCATAACCCTCACATCTCCTGGATGTCCTCGTGTCCGCAGGGAGCCGGCCGGCTTCTGAGGGACTCCGGAAGGCACCCGGCCCAGCTGCGCTCTGACGTCTGCACACCAGGGGGCACCACCATCTATGGACTGCAcgccctggagctggggggactccGGGCTGCGGTGATGGGGGCCGTGGAGGCGGCTACAGAGAGGGCCAGGGAGCTGGGCAGGAAGTGAGCTCACGAAGACACGGCGGAAGTCCTGGTGATGCGGCGGCGTTGGCATGGTGATGAGATGGAACACATCCGGCATGTTAATAGGTGCTGGAACCCCTTAATCTCCATGACAACACAATGTGGATTGATGTGAATTAGTACATTAGCTTAATGTGATTACTTCccgaatttttttttatgatgatGACTGTAAGCTAACTGTCTGAGTATCTGTGAGCGTTTCACAATCCTGGAAAGAAAATTTGACTTTAAAGATGTATTTGGACCATTTATTTATTCACCTTTTacttaaagaaaaatattttaagagaTGTGTTTCCTCATTGCCTTGTGCTGTAATCTGACGACAGCCGATTACTTAGTGCCTCATTCTGTCTCTCAGTTTAACTGAAGATCCCATTAATGTATTACTgctataatttattaatgtaacATATTTCATGCTGTGCAATATTGGGAACCTGTGTGCAGCGTAATTCTGTAATGATAATGCAGGATATGGAGTCTCAGTGAatgtgtataataataataataataataatactgtaatgaTAATGCAGGAAATGGAGTCTCAGTGAatgtgtataataataataatactgtaatgaCAGTGCAGGATAGAGGGTCTCAGTGAatgtgtataataataataatactgtaatgaCAGTGCAGGATAGAGGGTCTCAGTGAatgtgtataataataataatactgtaatgaCAGTGCAGGATAGAGGGTCTCAGTGAatgtgtataataataataatactgtaatgaCAGTGCAGGATAGAGGGTCTCAGTGAatgtgtataataataataatactgtaatgaCAGTGCAGGATAGAGGGTCTCAGTGAatgtgtataataataataataataatactgtaatgaCAGTGCAGGATAGAGGGTCTCAGTGAatgtgtataataataataataataatactgtaatgaCAGTGCAGGATAGAGGGTCTCAGTGAatgtgtataataataataataatactgtaatgaCAGTGCAGGATAGAGGGTCTCAGTGAatgtgtataataataataataataatactgtaatgaCAGTGCAGGATAGAGGGTCTCAGTGAATGTGtataataatactgtaatgaCAGTGCAGGATAGAGGGTCTCAGTGAATGTGGTCTGGGCTCTGTACCTGAGGGAATGATGATGATGGGTAAATATGATAATATGGTGCTTCAATTGGGCGCACAGTGGCTTCACACCCcaagggttgtgggttcgactCCCACCCCAGgctctgtgtgtgcagtgcCCGTGTCTGTATGGGTGTCCTCCAGGTGATCTGGTGCCTGTAAATTGTCCCCAGTGTGTGATGATGAGTGAGTGGCTGCTCTGTAATgaactgacatcccatccagggtgtccccagcgcTGGAGGACAAACCTTGGTTTGAGCTTTATCCTGATACTCAACACAAGCAAACACTTCACAGCCAATAGTCATGTTTTCTAATAttacttatttaattatttgttttttggggtgtgtgtttgttagtgttgtagttctcgagaccggtcttggtctcgagaccggtctcaagaccaattttttgtggtctcggtcttgtcttggtctcgactctatttggtctcggtcttgtcttggtctcgactctatttggtctcggtcttgtcttggtctcggacatagcagtctcgatgggatggggaaaaaaagagaaaactgcacatcctcacagaacagtatcattatttattacgcgcctcaattcaaatgcaaccagtcagatgcatccatttcaaaaatgttacattttatacattttcttcacggacactgccagtgcttcacagtccacacacatcatacacatcgtatcatacatcggcaaagaaatgtccgaaaatgtccgcgaagtctatagcatagttataatccaaataaattaggtattttacattgattacaaagcacggtcttggaggtgcaagtcaatctggaggctcattctctccattctcttcaattcaaagcaaaggatcattacatagctttattcatagcttacccgaggcctctgtccctggtataagagacttaatatgaacatctttctggtacatcccatctctttcccttgacgaggtctgataaaatggttataggagaggattgctgagaatattattttccatcaggtctcgtaactatgacaaatctgggagattttaaatgagagacatatggacatatggacaatataattgaaaagataacatgaatttgatttaacgagtaatgacactttacaacaataccttttttctctacagttgatctgggtaatgtgatgtcgattctagccctagtctgttttcggtcttggtcttggtctcgaccagtcttggtcttggtctcgccttagtgtgtcttggtcttggtcttggacttggtcttggtcttggtaccctcaagtctcggcagtgtcttggtcttgataccctccggtctcggcaatgtcttggtctcggtttaggcggtcttgactacaacactagtgtTTGTAGAGGGGGGGGCATTTAACAGCCTATTAAGCCAGTCAGCACAGTTTGGATGCACTGTAATAAAGATCAAACCCAGGGTAGAGGGGCTCGGTGAACGTGGTCTGGACCCTGTGTAGGAGGGTCATTGTGTCAGAGAcactgtagaaggacagagttccTGCTCCGTGATCCAGGTACACCCCtatcctgggggaggggggggcagatacTGCAGATTCTACTTTATTGTGTTGGAATGAGTAACTGGAGCCTGAGCAGTACAAACACCAggacttgtcattgtatccaAGTGCGCTGTCAgttgtcccccacaatgcaacaaaaacctgttattttgacattatggggaccacttTTCAAGTcaccacaaagatctgtgactgtagtcaaaaaactaaaaatgacaaacatctcatattttctttggttatgattagggttagagctgggtaggggttaagggtgtcatgttgggattagagttttccccatagaaatgaatggagagtccccacaaagatataattacaaacctgtgtgtgtttgtgtgtgtgtgtgtgtattaggtttATGTTACATTGCggggaaccaaatgtccccacaatgaactaaaaacctgttttttgatgtggggaccatttttcagatccccacaaagatctgtgaatgcaattaaaaaagtaaaaatgtcaaacacctcgtattttatttggttactcatgtttaaggttagggctgggtaggggttaagctCATCAtattgggattacagttttccccatagaaa
The Paramormyrops kingsleyae isolate MSU_618 chromosome 4, PKINGS_0.4, whole genome shotgun sequence genome window above contains:
- the pycr3 gene encoding pyrroline-5-carboxylate reductase 3, whose translation is MEPSEVKIGFIGAGNMAFGITKGILLSGGVLPRNVTVSAPSSNNLGRFQELGAAVTHSNTDAVAASRLIFLAVKPHLVPAILREVAPHVTREHVVVSVAAGVTIATLEELLPPESVVLRLMPNLPCMVQEGALLFSRGSRAGPGEGALLKTLLGPCGLVEEGPESWIDAHTGLSGSGVAFVYLFAEALADGGVKMGMPSALAQRIAAQTVLGAGRLLRDSGRHPAQLRSDVCTPGGTTIYGLHALELGGLRAAVMGAVEAATERARELGRK